TCGCCATCGATGCAAGTTCGAGTTGCAGCCAGACGACCGGCAGCCAGCACGCACCGGCAACCGCGTACAGCACGATCGACGCGAGCAGCCACGGCGTATGCCACGACCAGCCCGCCGTGTGCGCGAGCCACAGCCCGGACGCCGGCTGGAAGATCACGGCCGGCGTCGTGAACCACCAGTCCGCGCGCACCACGAGCCGCGACACGGCCGCGATCGCGGGCACCGACCGCGTGCGGTTCGCGAAGAACAGGTAGAACGCGGTGCCGAACCCCGTGCCGACCAGCAGCACCGAGGACAGGATGTGAAGGGCCTTGATGACGAGATAGGTGTTCATGCGTGTTCTTCTTCTGAATAGAGGATCAACAGGATGGCGAGAATCGGCACGTTCTTGAGCACGGGGCCGAAGGGTTCGGCCAGCAGGCCCGGCATCGTGACCGCGATGACCGCCGAGTACGCGACGATCAGCGCCGCCTGCGCGGCCCACAGGCGCCGCGACGGCGCGACGACGGTCGCGATGCCGAACGCGAAATCCACCGCGCTGGCCGCGTAGAGCGCGATCAGCGCGGGCATGCCCGTCAGGTGCGCGGGCGCAAGCAGCGCGAGGCTCGCGTGCAGCGGGTGGATGAATGCGCTGGCGATGGCCGTCCAGATCCACACGATCGCGAGCGCGCCCAACAGCAA
This is a stretch of genomic DNA from Burkholderia cenocepacia. It encodes these proteins:
- a CDS encoding DUF2269 family protein, which gives rise to MNTYLVIKALHILSSVLLVGTGFGTAFYLFFANRTRSVPAIAAVSRLVVRADWWFTTPAVIFQPASGLWLAHTAGWSWHTPWLLASIVLYAVAGACWLPVVWLQLELASMAKLAHANGDAALPARYWRYAKRWELLGYPAFFAMLTVYFLMVVKPM